In Haliaeetus albicilla chromosome 22, bHalAlb1.1, whole genome shotgun sequence, the genomic window gggggggcaagaatggggggggctggggtgagAAGTAGGGGTACTGGGGAGACGGGGGGAGAATTGGAgggagggacagggatgggggggacatggggggctgctgggcagTTCGGGGGCACATATGGGGGGCTTCTGGGGGGCAGTAAGGGGATAACATTGGGAACTCAcacgggggtggggggacatggggggtgtttgggggtgcccccccgccaccccatgacccctccctccctctcccagaCCCTCCCAGtgcagctgctgccccaggggGTCCGGGGGGTGGGtcaggggggctgggggctgccgtGTCCTGGGCCGTCACCGGTGTCACCTCGCTGACGGCACGGCTGATGGGGGCTGAGGCCGGGGcccccccacagacccccccgCAGACCCCTGCCGAGgaccccccggcccccccaaaAGGTGAGTGtgtcgtgtgtgtcccccccaaggGTTCCCAGATGCCCTCTGGGGTCCCTACCTCCTCACTGACCCCCCAGGGTCCCCCAAACGCCCCCCGTggaccccaacacccccccacaGGGGGTCCCCATGGGTTCTGAACCCCCTCCCACCCTTGGGGACCCCCAGAACCCCCCCGGACCCCTCCCATTTGTCCTCTCCAGAGTCCCCCCCCCGAGGAGCCCCCCCTGGAGGAATCTGATGGCTGGGACGATGACTGGGGCAGCCTGGAGGTGAGTTTGGGGGGAGTCacactttgggggggggtgtcacagtttgggggggggggtgcacaGCATGACCCCCACTCTCTCCCCATGTGTGCTCCCCCCCAGGACATGGAGCTGCCCCGGACCCCCCCTGTGAGCAGCAAGGAGGATGGGGGGGCCCCCCCACAGACCCCCGGACCCCCCCTGCCAGatcccccccccactgcccctcCCTCAGCCGGGggggatgaggaagaggagggggagtggggggtggggggggagtggggcacGGAGGACGCCTGGGAGGCACTGCCGCGCCAGCAGGgtaagaccccccccccccagtcgcTCCGGGACCCCCCCCTCAGCCTCCTGGGACCCTaagggaccccccagccccctccgcGACCCCCAGGAACCCCCCATAGACCACCCtccggacccccccccagccccctggaACCACCccagcccccgggacccccagagcactccccccccccccagacactCCGGGACCACCCCAGCTCCTctggcccccccagcccccctggggTACCCCCCCATCTCTCAATGGATCCCTCCAGgtcccctgggacccccccagggtgCCCCATTTGcctccctgggacccccctcccccgggACCTCCCCCATGGGGGTacccccaactcccccccccggcaccccctgacccccctccatccccttcggcccccccctttccccaagacacaccccccccccgtgaCCACCCCCCCCATacctctgtgcccccccccccccaggcccccccccaggctcggggcagcggcagcagcggcggcgccAGGAGCTGGAGGCCAAACGTCGGGGGGGTCCGCGGGGCCCCCCCAAACCGGgcccccccaaactggggacCCGGAAACTCgactgagggggggggggaggggcaaTAAACCCTCGGACGCGGCAGCGCCCCCGTGTGGTGGGGGCGGGGAGTCACGTGTGTGGAGGGGCAGTCACGTGGGGGCGGGGAGAGGGCGTGGTCACGTGGGAGGGCACGTGGTGGCGCATGGCGGACGGGGAGGGCGGGggcgcggcccggcggcggcggcgggaggaggttggggggggccggggggggacacacggacCCCGGGattggggggggacgggacacggaCACCGGGAGCgcgggggggacacgacacgaCACGGACTCCGGGAatgcgggggggggacgacagaCACGGACTCCGGGAatgcgggggggggacgacagaCACGGACAACCGGGAGtgcgggggggacggggacacacGGACCCGGGAGTGCGGGGGGGGGACAGACACGGACCCCGGgaatgcggggggggggacacggcaTGGACAACCGGgagtgcgggggggggggggtacagACACGGACCccgggagtgggggggggggacgacagaCACGGACCCCGGgaatgcggggggggggacagacaCGGACCGCGGGAGTGCGGGGGGGGGACAGACACGGACCCCGGgaatgcggggggggggacacggcaTGGACAACCGGgaatgcgggggggggggacagacaCGGACCCCGGGagtggggggggacgggacgggacgggacagACACGGACCCGGGGAATGCGGGAGACGGACGGACACGGACCCCGGGAGTAcgggggggacccaggcgtccgggggGATCCAGgagtgcggggggggggcccaaGGTGGGGGGACAACGACATGCAGGGGTacggccccccccgccgccgcagGACCCGTCCGTGGGGCTGTCGAAGGCGCTGAGCTACGTCCTCCGCCATGGGGCCGCGGCCGTGGGGCTGCCCATGGGGCCGGGTGcgtgtgtgcccccccccccccagctgcccgTATGGACCCAcctgtgacacccccccccaagagcCCCTCGGACCCCAGGGAGGAGCTGTGGgacacgcccccccccccccaattccgCTCCTCATCTGCTCCCTGGCTCCCTCATGTCCCCCGCCAACCCCCATGACccaccctgggacccccaactgccccagcaccccaaacaacccccccaggacccccccccacgATGCCCCCGGGACCCCTTAACCACCCCGGCACCTCAGACCAGCCCCAGGGCCTCCCCCAGGTtgcccctgggaccccccccacacccaggcCACCCCAGACGCCTGGGACCCCAGTGAccggggggggggtttgggggcgCAGACGGCTTTGTCGAGGTGGGGGCCCTGCTGCGGCTGCCACGCTTCGCGGGGGTCTCGGAGGAGGATTTGCGGCGGCTGGTGGGCACGGACCCCAAGGGACGCTTCGCCCTGCGCCCCGACCCCCTGCGCATCCGCGCCAACCAGGGGCACTCCCTGCAGGTGAGGGGGGGGCCCAGCgggatttgggggtccccaAGGTGTTCTAGAGAAAGATcttgggggtcccggggggggggtttggggtccctggggcacTCTGGAGAGGGATTTAGGGGTCCCAGGGGGATTTGGGATGCTCCAGAGGTGGGGCTTGGGGGGGCCcagtgggatttgggggtccccaAGGTGTTCTAGAGAAGGAgcttgggggtcccagggggacttggggtccctggggtgctgcagggggaTTTGGGAGTCCCAAGGGGATTTGAGggtccttgggggggggggggggctctaGAGAGGAATCTTGGGGGTCCCGGGGTGATTTGGGACCTCCAGAGCGGGGACCTGAGCATCCCTGGGGGACTGGGGTGTCCCAGAGGGGGCTCTTGGCTATcgggtgggatttgggggtcctTGTGTCCCACAGGGGAACcttgggggtcccagggatCTTGGGGGTCCCACGGTGTTTCTGGGGGTCCCAGGTGCCGGCACTGGAGCTGACGCCCCTGCGGACCCCCGAGGCGTtgccccccaccctggcccACGGCACCCGCCGCCGCTTCTGGCCCCCCATCCGTGCCGGGGGGCTGGCACCCATGGGGCGCACCCACATCCACCTGGCACCCGGCCTCCCCGGGGACCCCGGTGTGCGCAGCGGTGAGGTCCCCAGCGTCCGGGCACCCTAATCCTGGGGGGACCCCGGTGTCCGGGCACCCctgacacacccccccccccccccccccccaaattccacTCCCTCGCAGGGATGAGGCTGGATTCGGAGATCGCCATCATCATCGATGGCCCCCGGGCACTGGCGGGTGAGTGGGCACCCAGGcgtcttggggggggggggggtggatgcAGGCATCCAggtgacccccccacccccccccccgcagagGGGATCCCCTTTTTCCGCTCAGCCAACGGGGTGATCCTGACACCGGGGGACGCCAGCGGGCGGCTCCCcccaaaatatttcctctgcGTCCTGCAGCTGCGGCCACACCGTGAGGACCGTGgcgtttgggggggggggggggaaccgggGGTTCGGGGTGGACGAGGAATTcagggggggacccaggtgtctggggggATCTGCAATTTCGGGGGGGATCCCGATGtccgggggggggacgggacacgacACTCAGGTGTCCAGGCAATGCAACTCCCACCCCAAGGCACCCACGCATCCCAGACCCCGctacccccacccccaaaaaaaagggacccaggcatccgggcCCTGTTGCCATGGTAACAGCTGCTttattgcccccccccccccccgcccccagggTGTCTGCTGCCACTGGAGGGGCCCTTGCACGAGGACGGGGGTGAGAGGCCCTCGCACGAGAACCCTGGTGCCCAGCAGAAGCCATTAAACCGTTCACCGCCGTGACCGCCGTTCACAAGCGTCGCACAAGCGCCTTGCGCGAGCGCCTCGCACGAGGGGAGTGGTGCACAAgtgctcgggggggggggtgtagcGGTGGTGGGGGCCCGAGGCCGGCGGCGCCGACATTGCGGGGGACCCCTCGCGCGAGGGGTCTCAGAGGGGCTCCTGCCCCCCCGTCAGCTTGTGGAACAGGCGGAGGTCGAGGGGTTGGCCCGGCTGCCGCCCCCCCAGGCACAGGTACCCCCCCAGGAACTCGTGCAGCGCCTGGCACGGGGCCGACAGCACGCACAGCGCCAGCGTCACCTCCCCCTCCAGCTCCAGTGTCACCTGCAGGGAGCGAGGCGTCTGACCCCCCCCATACACCCCAAGGGACCCAGGCCTCCgggcaccctgaccccccccatACACCCCAAAGGACCCAGGCGTCCAGGGGGGGCCCAGGCCTCCaggcaccctgacccccccccatTACACCCCAAGGGACCCAGGCGTCTGGTGGGGGGGATACCTGGCTGTCACCTCCCCAGAACTTCCAGTCTCTCCCAGTCTCCCCCCCCAATACCTCCCAGTAGCTCCCAGTCcattcccagtgcctcccagccccaccccTCGATTCCCGGTCCGCTCCctgtccctcccagtccccccagtacCTGCTGGGTGTCCCAGTTGACGTTCCACTGGCGCAGGGCGCTGTACCGCCAGGCACGGGTGACGCTGCCGGTGCCGGGATCCAGCCGGAGCAGCCGGGAGGGGCCGACGCCCAACACCTCGTCCCGGCGGCTGCCCTTGAACCTGCGCCGGACACCTGGGTTCCGCCGGCCGCCTGGGTGGACCCCCCATCCCTGGggctctcccagtgctccccagtgcctcccagtaatgccccatcccctccctgtgctgcccagtgcCTCCCAACCCAGTCCCAGTGCCTATGCATCCCCTCCCTATGCTGCCCAGTCCCTCCCAGAGCTCCCCAACCCattcccagtgcctccccatcccctccctaCGCTGCCCAGTGCCTCCCACTAATGCCCCATTCCCCTCCCTATGctgcccagtgcctcccagAGCTCCCCAACCCATtcccagtacctcccagtaacaccccatcccctccctatgctgcccagtgcctcccagAGCTCCCCAACCcattcccagtgcctcccactAACGCCCCATTCccctccctgtgctgcccagtgcctcccagAGCTCCCCAACCcattcccagtgcctcccactAATGCCCCATTCCCCTCCCTATGctgcccagtgcctcccagAGCTCCTCAACCCATTCCCAGTACTTCCCAGTAACACCCCATCccctccctgtgctgcccagtgcctcccagAGCTCCCCAACCcattcccagtgcctcccactAACGCCCTATCCCCTCCCTATActgcccagtgcctcccagAGCTCCCCAACCCattcccagtgcctccccatcccctccctaCGCTGCCCAGAGCTCCCCAACCcattcccagtgcctcccactAACGCCCCATTCccctccctgtgctgcccagtgcctcccagAGCTCCCCAACCcattcccagtgcctcccactAACGCCCCATTCccctccctgtgctgcccagtgcctcccagAGCTCCCCAACCcattcccagtgcctcccactAACGCCCCATTCccctccctgtgctgcccagtgcctcccagAGCTCCCCAACCcattcccagtgcctcccactAACGCCCCATTCccctccctgtgctgcccagtgcctcccagAGCTCCCCAACCcattcccagtgcctcccagtgcctccccatcccctcccagtcccaccCCCTACCGCACGAGGAAGTAGGCCAGGCCGAAGCCGGGCAGCGCCCTCCAGGCCTCCAGGAAACGGAGCCGGGCCTGCGCCGGCGACAGCGCCCCCACGCGGTGGAGGACCTCCAGGATGCGGGGCACCAGCTGGGGGCGAGCGTGAgacaggggctgggggctggatttggggggcagagaggggctggggggcagagagggattgggggcagggtttggggggcagagagggattggggcaggatttggggggcaGAGAGGGGTAGGGGGACAGGATTtggggggcagagaggggctggggggcagagaggggctgAGGGGCAGGATTTGgagggcagagaggggctggAGGCAGGATTTGAGGGGCAGAGAGGCACTGGGGGCAGGATTTGAGGGGCAGAGAGGGGCTGAGGGGCAGGATTCgggggggcagagaggggctgaggagcaggatttggggggcagagaggggtaggggggcagagaggggctgaggggcaggatttgggggcaGAGAGGCACTGGGGGCAGGATTCGGGGGGGCAGAGAGGCACtgggggcagagaggggctggggcaggatttggggggcaGAGAGGGCCTGgggggcaggatttggggggcaGAGAGGGCCTGGGGGGCAGAGAGGGCCTGgggggcaggatttggggggcagagagggattgggggcaggatttggggggcagggaggggttggggggcagagaggagctggggggAAGAAGGTGGGTTGGGGAGGGCCTATGGGGCCGGGGATCCCTGTGGGGCTCGGGGGGGCTATGGATCAGGTGGGGGGGTCCGTTACCTGTTTGGCCTTGACTTTGCGCTGGAAGCGGGGGGCCAGGAGCACCCGGGGGTCCGGGGGCGGGCGCTGGGTGGCAccgggggcggtggggggcTGCGAGgggcccccccccggctgcagccccaggacccccagcacccctcgcGCCTCCGCCCCGAAGGAGGCGTCCGCCAGTGAGCGCCCGCGGGAGGCCAAGCGGCACCCGGCCACCCAGCGCGCGTactggggggcctgggggggggcacggcaGGGGGTCAGACCCCTGCGAACCCCCAAagccccctgggaccccccaacccccttccccagcatccCATTATCCAGTGGACATACtggggcgtgggggggggggtcagacCCCTGggaacccccaaaaccccctgggacccccccaatcCCCTCCCCCAGCATCCCATTATCCAGTGGACATACTGGGGCATGAGGGGGGGGTGTCAGACCCCTGggaacccccaaaaccccctgggaccccccccaatcCCCTCCCCCAGCATCCCATTATCCAGTGGACATACtggggcgtggggggggggggtgtcagacCCCTGggaacccccaaaaccccctggGACCTCCCCCAACCCCTCTCCaggacagccccccccccccagcatcccatTATCCAGTGGGCatactggggggtggggggatgtcAGACCCCTGggaaccccccccaaaaaccctgcccccccaaatgcccccaggaccccccccccgccagcatCCCATTATCAAGTGGGCATACTGGgaggttggggggtgggggcgtCAGACCCCTGggaacccccaaaacccctgggacacaccccccaaccccctccccagatcctcccccccgccccccagcaTCCCATTATCCAGTAAACATACTGGGGGTTGACGGGGTGGAGGGTGTCAGACCCCCCCGGGTCCCCCTACATTCCActggcacccccccccccccaagcacccTACTACCCCATGGGGCACCCCATAGTTCTTGGAGTCCCCCATAATCCTCAGCCCCACGGCAGCCCCCTGGCCCCACAGAAACCCCTTAGTCCCACAGCggctccccagcccctggcagcccccccccagcccacaggcagtcccccagccccacggccccccccaCGGCCGCCCCACTCACGTCACGGCAGCGCAGCTGGATCTCGCTCATCCCCTCGGGTGCCGCCACCAGCAGTTTGATGCAAAACTTCTGCGCCCCCACGTCCACATCGGGGGTCACTTcacagcctgggggggggacgggacccgGGAGTTCAGGGGACCCCAGCATCCATGACAACCCCCTGCCCTCTGCCCAGATTATGGCCCTgtggagatggggggggggcactgggggtcTCAAGGGTCTcaggaggggtttgggggtgtctcagggggatttgggggtcaCAGGAGGGGTTTGGGCGTATCTCATGGGGATTTGGGAGTCCCAGGGGGTCCCAGGAGAGGTTTGGGGATGTctcaaggggatttgggggtcccaggaggggtttgggggtgtctCAGGGGGATTTGGGAGGGCCCAGGAGGGATTTGGGGAGTCCCAGGAGGGCTTTGGGGGTGTCTCATGGGGATTTGGGAGGGCCCaagagggatttgggggtgtctcagggggatttgggggtcccaggaggggtttgggggtgtctCCGGGGATTTGGGGATGCCGGGGGGTCCCAGGAGGCTTTTGGGGTGTCCCAGGTGTGTTCGGGGGTCTCACCCCTGAGGttgagctgctgcaggggctcCCCCGGGACTGGGGGGCTGCGGCCATATGAGAGCGATGTCTCCTTCAGCACGGCCCAGGTGGGGCGAAACCCCCGCAGGGTCAGCTTGCGGGGtctggggggggacccaggtgtcggggggggggacacacacccaGGCACCCGGACCCCACCCCCACGGACCCCCAGGGACCCAGGTATCTGGGTCCCACACATCACCCGGGGTCCCGGgtgtccgggggggggggggggtcccaggcatcTGGGGGTACCTGTAGATCTCCAGCTCCTCAGCCAGCTCAGGGACGGTGGTGAGCTCctcctggggacacccagcCCCAGTGACTCCCAGTACAACCCAGTGTCTCCCCTCTGGGGCCAGGGaggcccccccccacccagtgcccccagtggGGCCAGAAGGGCACCCCCAGTGCCCTCCggtccctcccagtcccccctcAGCGTGGCCAGAATcaccccagtccctcccagctcccccccccagtggggCCAGAAGAGCCCTTCCCAGTCTCACCAGCGGGCCAGGGGGCTCGGACGCCCCCCCTAGTTTCACCTCCAGGTTGCTGAGGGCGGCATCCAGGTCGTCCACCTCGtcgccccccccggccccgcctggctccccactgccccccaccTCGTCGATGTGgtactgggggggtgggggtgggggtcaggggggcccccacagctgcagggagctgggagggtcccggggggggggcaatgggggggATTAAGGGGACCCcaggggtgtggggaggggtGGTTGGCTGTCCTGGGGGGGGAGATTTGGGGGTTCCGGGGGGGGGAATTTAGGGACTGGAGGGTGGGGGAGTCCCAGGGGGAGTGAGTATTTGGGGGCACTCGGTGTGTCTGGGGGTGCAGTGACTTTGGGGGGGGTGCCTGTGGATGTttggggtgtctgggggggtcCAGGAAGGTTTGTGGGGATTTTGAGGGGtctgggggttttggggggcatCCAGGGGATCTATGGatgttttgggggtgggtgcAGAGGGGGTATGTTTGGGGGGGTCCAGAGAGGATATGtagggggggtttgggggatcCAGGGGTGTTTGTGGGGCATCCAAGGCTGTTCGGGGGGGATATgtaggggttttggggggtctgtggggatccaggggggtctggggggggtgttgggggggtgTCCGTGGGTGATttgggacacgggggggggtgttggggtaCCTGCAGGGCGGCGAAGAGCATCATCTCCTCCTCGGTGCAGTCGATCTCCTCGGTGAGCAGAGCCCAGCGCGCCTGTTCGTACAGCAGGGCCAGGCGCAGCCTGTCccgctgggggggggacgaTGGGGGGGCACGCTAAGGGGGGGTCGGGGGGACCCaggaaggggtttgggggggtcccagggggatATTTAGGGATGAGGGGGAGGGacctggggggtcccagggggtaTTTGGGGGTCCAGGAGCAGGTAgggggagggttggggggacTCAGGGGGCACATGTGGGTCGAGATGAAGGGaatgggggggttggggggggggggttggggtgtTGTGGGGTACCTGGGGGTCGAGGTCGAGGAAGCAGTGGTACTTGAagcgcagcagcagctcctcgtCGTCGGCCACGTCCTGCTCCAGCAGCGAGCGCGAGGAGTCCAGCCACctgcgggggggtgggggcctCTACGCAATGACCCAACTGCCCCCTGTATCCCAACTGCCCCATGGCTGCCCCCCAACCTGCCCTCACCCACCCCagctgccccacggctgccccccTTTACCCCAACTGCCCCCCGGTACCCCAACTGCCCCATGCTGCCCCCCCCATACCCCaactgccccacagctgccccccccaacctgctCCTCCATACCCCAGCTGCCCCATGGCTGCCCCCCTTTACCCCAACTGCCCCCCATACCCCAAttgccccacagctgccccccaactgcccccccgGTACCCCAACTGCCCCATGGCTGCCCCCCCGGTACCCCAactgccccacggctgccccccccaacctgctCCTCCATACCCCAGCTGCCCCATGGCTGCCCCCCTTTACTCCAACTGCCCCCCATACCCCAAttgccccacagctgccccccaactgccccccccGGTACCCCAACTGCCCCGTGGCtgccccccaactgcccccccgGTACCCCAACTACCCCACGGCtgccccccaactgcccccccggtaccccaactgccccccccccgtaCCGGGCGTGCAGGCGGGTGCGGCGCAGCAGAGGGTTCccgcgggggggccgggggggggcggcggggcccaGCCCCCCCCGAGGGGCCACCAACAGCCGGTAGCAACtggggggcaggtgggggggggggcccggccccggcccctcctcACCTGCGGGGGGAGAGCACGGGGCTTGCACCGGGCGGGGGGCACAAGCATGTGCATGGGATTTGCACGAGGGTCATGGGGGGAGCTTGCACGAGTGGTGTGGGGCTTGCACCAGGCAGGCTCGCAGGAGGGGAGGGTGACTGgcacaagggggggggggtccagcTGGCCCCTTGCACActtgccccctcccccccgcacCCTCACCTTCACCGGGGGGCAGCAGGAGGTGGCTGAGGTCGAAGTCCGAGGAGGGGGGGCTGGCACTgcccttcttcccctctccctcctcctcctcctcgggcGGCCGCAGCAGGGACAGCTCCTCGGGGTGACAGATCCCTGCGACACCCCCGGGTCACACCGGgacacctgggacccccccagcacccctatggccccccagaccccccctcaccccccaaaCCCCGCCAGCATCCTCCAGTGGCCCCCCAATCACCCCCAGACCCTTCCAATGGCCCTCCTCACCCCTCCAATGCCCCCCTGtcacctcccacccccctctAGCCCCTCCAATGGACCCCAATGCCCCCCCAGCCTTCCAATGACCCCCCCCTTGGCACTCAGAACCTTCCTGTAGACCCcgatcaccccccagaccctTCCAATGGCCCTCCTCACCCCACCGATGCCCCCCCCAGGCCAcctccatcaccttcccccccccagcccctccaatGGACCCCAAAGGACCCCAATGACCCCCCCATTGGCACCCAGAACCTTCCTGTAGACCCCGATCACCCCCCCAGACCCTTCCAATGGCCCTCCTCACCCCACTGATGCCCCCCCCAGGCCACCTCTGTCACTTCCCACCCCCATCtagcccctccagccttccaaTGACCCCCCCCTTGGCACCCAGAACCCTCCTGTAGACCCcgatcaccccccagaccctTCCAATGGCCCTCCTCACCCCACCAATGCCCCCCCCAGGCCACCTCTGTCACTTCCCACCCCCATCTAGCCCCTCCAATGGACCTCAATGCCCCCCCAGCCTTCCAATGACCCCCCCCCTTGGCACCCAGAACCCTCCTGTAGACCCcgatcaccccccagaccctTCCAATGGCCCTCCTCACCCCACCAATGCCCCCCCCAGGCCACCTCCAtcacctcccaccccccagcccctccaatGGACCCCAAAGGACCCCAATAACCCCCCCATTGGCCCCCAGAACCTTCCTGTAGACcctgatcaccccccagaccctTCCAATGGCCCTCCACACCCCACCAatgcccccccaggccccctcTGTCACCTCCCACCCCCTTCTAGCCCCTCCAATGGACCCCAAAGGACCCCAATGCCCCCCCAGCCTTCCAATGACCCCCCTCATTGGCACCCAGAACCTTCCTGTAGACCCcgatcaccccccagaccctTCCAATGGCCCTCCACACCCCACCAATGCCCCCCCCAGGCCGCCTCCatcacc contains:
- the TRPT1 gene encoding tRNA 2'-phosphotransferase 1 — its product is MADGEGGGAARRRRREEDPSVGLSKALSYVLRHGAAAVGLPMGPDGFVEVGALLRLPRFAGVSEEDLRRLVGTDPKGRFALRPDPLRIRANQGHSLQVPALELTPLRTPEALPPTLAHGTRRRFWPPIRAGGLAPMGRTHIHLAPGLPGDPGVRSGMRLDSEIAIIIDGPRALAEGIPFFRSANGVILTPGDASGRLPPKYFLCVLQLRPHRCLLPLEGPLHEDGGERPSHENPGAQQKPLNRSPP
- the LOC138690469 gene encoding fermitin family homolog 3-like, with the protein product MRASGPRGSSPLHFLCGGSGDRGRRGGSPAVRGPFPLVGRSGGAGREPGAGAMAGLKTASGEAIDGSFELQVEVEEGDAVGQAGTPGSPPAAPRALALRVTGDLHVGGLMLLIVETVGVQRDWSDHALWWAQRRQWLLRPGRTLDALGVGGDARLRFAPQHRPLRLRLPNRRRLRLRLSFAQPLAHVVAQACRLLGICHPEELSLLRPPEEEEEGEGKKGSASPPSSDFDLSHLLLPPGEGEEGPGPGPPPHLPPSCYRLLVAPRGGLGPAAPPRPPRGNPLLRRTRLHARWLDSSRSLLEQDVADDEELLLRFKYHCFLDLDPQRDRLRLALLYEQARWALLTEEIDCTEEEMMLFAALQYHIDEVGGSGEPGGAGGGDEVDDLDAALSNLEVKLGGASEPPGPLEELTTVPELAEELEIYRPRKLTLRGFRPTWAVLKETSLSYGRSPPVPGEPLQQLNLRGCEVTPDVDVGAQKFCIKLLVAAPEGMSEIQLRCRDAPQYARWVAGCRLASRGRSLADASFGAEARGVLGVLGLQPGGGPSQPPTAPGATQRPPPDPRVLLAPRFQRKVKAKQLVPRILEVLHRVGALSPAQARLRFLEAWRALPGFGLAYFLVRFKGSRRDEVLGVGPSRLLRLDPGTGSVTRAWRYSALRQWNVNWDTQQVTLELEGEVTLALCVLSAPCQALHEFLGGYLCLGGRQPGQPLDLRLFHKLTGGQEPL